A segment of the Butyrivibrio fibrisolvens genome:
TATCCGGCAGACAGCCAGGAGATAAAGGACTTTACATCCGGTCTTACACTTAGCGCCGGTCTTGAAAATGCCTGGTATCTTATTACTGCGGATGGCTGCAGCATAGGCTGGGCTAAGAGTGACGGAAGAAGGCTCAAAAACCACTATCCTAAGGGCCTTAGGATAAATTATGCAGATTAAGAACAATTAAGTTGTTATTTTTACGAAAATTTTTACGAAAATCTATGATATAATAAGTCTGGATTATTGACTGAAGATATTTAAAAACAAAGAAACATAGATCGGTCCTGGATTTCAGTGGATGGACCATTATAAACATGAGGATATTATTATGAAAGAAGAACGTCCTGTATTTGTTGTCGGGCACAAGAATCCTGATACAGACAGCGTTTGTGCAGCTATTGCTTATGCAAGGCTTAAAACAATTGTTACCGGAAGAGCCTTCGAGCCAAGAAGAGCCGGACATCTTAATGAAGAGACAAGTTATGTTCTTGACAGATTTGGAGTAGATAAGCCCCAGATGCTTACTGATGTTAGAACTCAGGTCAAGGATCTGGAGATCAGAAACCTGTCGGGTGCATCCGGAGAGACTTCGCTTAAAGATGCATGGGAGATCATGCGTAATGCCGGAGTTGTAACAGTTTGTGTTACCAAGGATGATCAGCTCCAGGGTATTATTACGACTAATGATATCGTTACATCTTACATGGATGTTTATGATTCAGATATTCTGTCGGATGCCAAGACATCTTACAGAAACATCGTTAAGACCCTTGATGGTAAGATGATCGTTGGTGATGAAAACGGCAACGTTGAAAAGGGTAAAGTAGTAGTTGCTGCTGCGAGCCCTGAGGTTATGGAGAATATCATCGATTCAGGTGACGTTGTTATTCTTGGTAACCGTTACGAGACCCAGCTTTGTGCTCTTGAAATGGATGCAGACTGCATCATCGTATGTGACGGTGCAGAAGTTGCGCAGACAATTCAGAAACAGGCTGTTGCCCATAACTGCCGTATCATTACAACGCCACATGATACATTCACGGCATCAAGACTTGTCAACAGTAGTATGCCTATCGAGCATTTCATGAAGAGCGAGGGACTTGTTTCCTTCCACATGGATGACTATATAGAAGATATACAGGAAGTAATGGCGCAGGAGCGTCACCGTTATTTCCCTGTACTTGATGAAGATGACAAGTACATAGGTATGATCTCACGTCGTAACTTCCTGGGTGCAAGGAAGAAACAGCTCATACTTGTCGATCATAATGAAAAGAATCAGGCAGTACACGGTATAGAGTCTGCAGAGCTTTTAGAGATCATCGATCACCACAGACTCGGAACGATCTCTACATCTTCACCTGTATTTTTCAGAAATCAGCCACTTGGTTCTACTTCTACTATCGTATACCTTATGTATAAAGAGAATCAGGTTGATATAGATCCTCAGACAGCAGGCCTTCTTATGGCTGCTATACTGTCTGATACTCTTATGTACAGAAGCCCTACATGTACTCAGATTGACAGAAATGCAGGTGCTGAGCTTTCAAAGATAGCCGGCGTTGATGCAGAAGCTTTTGCCATGGAAATGTTCCATGCCGGAAGTAATCTTGGATCTAAGACTGTTCCTGAGATCATTCATCAGGATTTCAAGAAATTTACAGTTGATAACAAGACCATCGGCATCGGACAGATCAATTCCATGAGTGCTGAAGAACTTGGCGAGATCAAGCAGAAAGTCATACCGGAGCTGGATAAGACTCTTAAGGCGGACGGTATTGATATGATTTTCTTCCTGCTGACCAACATATTAAAGGAATCGTCGGATGTTGTGTTTGCAGGTAATGGAGCGGAAACAATAATAGAAAACGGATTTTCAGTTGAAACAAGAAATAAAGGAGCATATCTTCAAGGCGTAGTGTCCCGTAAGAAACAGTTTCTTCCGACAATTGTTGATACCCTCGAAGGGTAATATAACTGGAAGCTTATCGGGAAAGGATGAAGGTAATTTTGAAAGAGGTAGTAAGCAACAGGATATATCAGGAGTTTTCTGAGGTTTTATTGAAGAATGAGAATTCTACAAAGATCTCACAGGAAGCTTTTGGAATAGTATCGAACTGGTTGCCATTGGGGAAAGTAGTATTAGAAG
Coding sequences within it:
- a CDS encoding putative manganese-dependent inorganic diphosphatase, encoding MKEERPVFVVGHKNPDTDSVCAAIAYARLKTIVTGRAFEPRRAGHLNEETSYVLDRFGVDKPQMLTDVRTQVKDLEIRNLSGASGETSLKDAWEIMRNAGVVTVCVTKDDQLQGIITTNDIVTSYMDVYDSDILSDAKTSYRNIVKTLDGKMIVGDENGNVEKGKVVVAAASPEVMENIIDSGDVVILGNRYETQLCALEMDADCIIVCDGAEVAQTIQKQAVAHNCRIITTPHDTFTASRLVNSSMPIEHFMKSEGLVSFHMDDYIEDIQEVMAQERHRYFPVLDEDDKYIGMISRRNFLGARKKQLILVDHNEKNQAVHGIESAELLEIIDHHRLGTISTSSPVFFRNQPLGSTSTIVYLMYKENQVDIDPQTAGLLMAAILSDTLMYRSPTCTQIDRNAGAELSKIAGVDAEAFAMEMFHAGSNLGSKTVPEIIHQDFKKFTVDNKTIGIGQINSMSAEELGEIKQKVIPELDKTLKADGIDMIFFLLTNILKESSDVVFAGNGAETIIENGFSVETRNKGAYLQGVVSRKKQFLPTIVDTLEG